The Dermacentor andersoni chromosome 1, qqDerAnde1_hic_scaffold, whole genome shotgun sequence genomic interval ACGGCGCTTTCCTTTGCCCGATGGTTGTGTGTTCACAGGAAGAAGGCCACAATGAACCGAGTGCTGGAACTCCAAGCTGCAGTGTGCCATCAGCATTCGCATCTGGAGGATCCCTGATATCGCGACTGAACAGATATAAATTTATTTTGGATGCGTTCAGTGAGGTCAGAATTAAATTTGCACGTTCGGCCTCGAACTGCAGAGGCACACTCAAGTAGTGGAAGACACGCAGtagaatacaatttcagaaaGGCAACAGGGGAATGGAAGTCATGCGATATTCGACGAACCATTCCAAGAGCGCGAGTGGCACGTTGTTTCTCATATTTAGCGTCTGAAGGAAAGCTAagcgttttgtcgaagtacacaacaatatctttcatttcatcgaccctgggAAGGGGAGCATTCCAAGGATGTATGGAACTTGCACGGGGTGCCTTTTCCGTCTGTAACTTAATACTATAATTATGAAAGCATTTAAGAGTAGCTTATTGTGTCTCTACCAATTTgatagcgatttttttttttacagcgaagctgtatatggctacccgattcgtccgcccgtccgtccgtctgtcggtctcCTGCACACCAAAAAcacctccggcgcaaccccatgcgcatacacgataaaaaaaaacagagagaaggagaggcgcgcgattagccatcaccacctagatagcagaaGGCTTGCTTAcaccgatccatgacgtcacgctacctggcccgagattttcattgacaaggctggcatgatgaaagcggtgacgtcgaaaTCATTGTTGCCTACTTGGGACCATCCCCATTACATTTTATGGTAGTCAGGCCAggcaacatgacgtcatggatcggagtaaaaaggccttgtgccatctaggtggtgttggattagttGCGCCAGTTAtggcgtcgttgctctccgtcgcagccgagcgcgcgtgcagcggtttctccaaggtcgatccaaataggtcgcgaagcttcgggcgaaaagcagtccagtacaaattgtcaccgacatcagcaagggtgaaatatttagcgcgcacaatcgacaaggacacagtgaagggggacacacgaacgcttcactgtgtccttgtcgattgtgcgcgctaaTATTTCACTATATTTCACTATTTCACTAATATTTCacaatatttcactatgaatttgtaccaactcgcccaactatcagttatGAAGCAAgggttatgggagcagcaattgaagcgcgactatgtttggagggaacaaacattgggaaagcaAAAAGCGTTTtctaattcaagcgagacacagttagattccttcaacgaaaataaaattcctgatcaacgttatatattcgtgacgagttaagaaaatacaagtttatttaattttattattattcatacatacatttcttttcagcgcccatcgttacagggtgGCGtcgacgccgctatcactcgcaatgcaatccacctcttgaaatgtgcagaaaggcgcgctcgtaaagtttacctgttgaaatacgcccccctcacacgttgtgctttttttttattgtcggagtttgtctgaatttggtgacgcaggtagcttcatcgcttcttaacctgttcagtcaaaagtagtgagttacgaccgccagataattgtgtagttttcgtgcgactgcgctggctgaCGGGCTTGGCATTTGACGATAGGATCAGCGCTCTACACCCAAAACTTTCGTCAGCCTCCAAAGAAaatatgttctgtgcaggggtgcgatttcgacaaccgtacggcagGCCTTTTCCCCTgtatcgctttccgcgctgaaagctcgaaacgctcaccaagtcgaatggcgggacatTTGAATATACAGTTCTAAAGGCAGGCCAAAAGaaaaatttcgcgccttcgaaaacaaaatgacgtcatttttgtttttaacggatatggtgtcacattatctttttcttctgccggaagtgttccctccacatacataTGGCGCTAAGctccatgaaccgccgatgaaccgccatgtgttgaacgtatgggctcctatggaagcttcgctacaaGGTACATTTACCTTGGTTTCTCTTCGGCTCAGAAATGGGTAGCCCGCGCGTTATAAGTACTCCTTATGAGCAGGCAGCTTtctatcagcaacgccgcgagcagaaccgggaacgagctcgtatACGCCGGACCGATTCTGCAGCCCGGGTACatactgaagatgggctggctgtcttggcatcctcggttttatcgtcaactcgtagccacagtgtccgtactgtcctcgctatggacgtcgaaaaggcgtatgataacatcagtcatgctgccatcttggcttcaattgacatgctgcattttcccgctagagtacggaattttgtcaaatctttccttgaagaccgacattttgcaaTTCGCCTCAATGGTGACGCCatcggctcatttgtccctcttcgtggcgtaccccagggatctgtattgtcacccacattattcaatattgctttcatcccgcttgcatggcgcttacacgatgtacccgacaaagttcttgttgtacgctgatgacatcacggtatggagcactcatcacgacctgcagactcaagccgctgcccttcaatcagctttagatatcacggcgacttacgcctcttcggtcggcctttggctttccgtcagcaaatctgcttacatgtcagtcgccaatcgctggggccggcgtaaactctctgcaacacccattcgtcttcatctatccggaacccctcttcaacaatgttcaactataaaaattctgggtctaatggtacacgagtcgggaacccgaactgcttggctctccagcgctaaaaagcaggcaattcagacgttaggtctgattaggcgcattgctcctaaaacgggCGGCGCCAGCTCATATATTGCGCAACAATtagtgaaggcggtagtgcaaccacgccttgtttatcaagcccaattccagcatttgacgagggcacaatgggatcgccttgaggctgttaatcgcgaggcaatgagggtcatcacttgccttccccgcatcaccccgatcgtggctctccaagaaaatgcacagctcagtacactagatgagctggtgcaacagcgacgtgatgctcgcaggcttaaggccagcctttcacacgcaacgtgtgctctcagggcttacgctttctcgaactcgcttttaccaccaccatcgccagttcttcctccctagacagctgagtgataacaagccaactgatatacatcgcccgacatcaactcacgcggcggcgtcgcttcgtgaccgaattattgctcaagatgcccacctgccgcttggcttcaccgtcctttacgttgatgcaagcattcaggactgcgaaacaaccactgcaatttattgcccgtGCGCACTttcccttaataagacgacccgatttcaaatccaagagcctccttcctccttttgtgctgagctccttgctgtccgagaagcgttgtgctctgcggccgcctttcccatggtccccacggcccgcatcatcatccgcactgatgccctccaggcgacgcggcttctgcgacgcgtcagtcgcagccctgacatatgccaacagatccatctcctggcggcacgcatcccgcagccaatatctgtcgagtggatcccacgcgaccttctaagcttccaaagccgtgcggattctgcgacccgtctagcgacctctccatcgtcactgcctcaactctttcacctggatgatgccaccctcctcttaacaagaaaggagcacctccggcgccgcacacgtgctctcatacctccgtgtgcggtaaacctcccccgcggtcttacccgtgcagaggaggttgcgcttcggaggatccgggtcggggttgcgCTCACTCCTGCCGTCACTctgaagtggccgcactttcgcccgttatatcctcgtcctgagtgtccactctgcaagtcgcgaaatgctgaagccgacatccaccacctgctgtgggtttgccctgtaCTGAAACcaacgaggctccggcacctcgcaccagcgggactctcgccgcataatccgagcgattatactgcttggacgcaggcaccgcattatcgatccctcttggacttcattaggtcagcaaatcttttttaattcatttaatcatccttattcacccccatcccatacccctgtatgccctgaggtaTTTGCCTtcgcattaacaaaaaaaaaaaaaaaaaaataagaacaggctcgtgcagcggaGCGCCAGCAGCAACTGAgtaccgaggatctggcagcctacgAAGCCGTCCTGTAATGAAccgttgggattaacccagtgataaccACCGGCGCCGCACGGTTAAGCTTCGCTGAttaaccagagagagagagagagagagggagatccaaatgagagaaaggcagggaggttaaacatttgtacggagtgcttgggcggcgattttcacttttttttttttttgtaaatgcagTCGTAAGCGCTGTTGGCAGTCTTAAATAGCTTTAAGGCGTCagcatatagaaggaatgaagagtGTTGAACTGCTGACGAAATGTTATTTATGAACAGCAGGAAGAGAAGAGGGCCAAGAACATGTCCTTGAGGAACTGTGACCTTATAGCTGACAGAACTGTGCCCATCAATGCCAATATAGCACGTTCCATTGCTTGGGTAATTTGATAAAGATGGAAGAAGGTATGTCCATTTGCGTGAGCTTCGTAATGAGGTGCTCGTGGCAAACTACATGAAATGCTTTACATACGTCAAAGTAAAGAACGTCTAATTGGCATAAACTATGTACCACACTGGAAGCATGGGTCACAAATCTTACGAAGTGCGTTGTTATGTAGCGCCGTGATAAAGAACCATGCATGCTGTGCATCTATTAAAATATTCTTAGCACTAATAGAAACGAGGGAATTCAATACAGATTCAAACGCGttgacgcaataataataataataataataataataataataataataataataataataataataataataataataataatgtttattacaAAATGCAGATCAACATGAACAGACCAGTCTAAGgtccaaacaatgaaatcttccttacctcagtaaggaagccttcattgcggtgaggctgccttatgtcactctgaaagcttccttactgaggggccctcggtgaaggcttccttggtgcttcctcagcataaggtagctccaaagctaccttcatgcgtccttacgccgctcctggccctgaacgagcgcttcacatcactgcttaaccacgtgacgtttgcttgcgcatgcgcgctgtcgcccaccttcggagaagcgcgagcacgttacgtcttgccaggcatgttcgtttcagtcacgcgtacGGCAtcaaagcgttgctaggcgttgcacgacgccggcgtgccagcgctgatggagcacatcaagttttgctcTGTAATGCGCTACCTTTTTtaactttagtaaacaaaactagacgaaagcgtccacgcttctctatattagctcttcaatttaaagattgtgcgacgatacaacattttttattgaataatggcgTTTGCGTAAatcttttaagagataatctcgaacccagacATGCGGCAACCACTCcctacgtgaggacgggtgaagggagccttcagagtacgcttgcttcctccatcggtccttcgctgtaaggaggcctcacgtaaggttaggaagcgctcgaaggaaaggaacgttttaTTGTTTGGGCGTAAGCCTCAGTCGGCTTGTAGGCGCCTGCGTATGAACATGATACACATGGTGAATGAAATACAGACATTGATGAGACatagagaacaaagaaaaaaatgactatGGAAAAGAAGAACAACGTAACATTTGGTTATTCTActtaaaagaaattaaaataataatcatcataatagtaataataataatagtaattcaTAATGTAAAGAGCTACTATTCTTCTGCTGGCAACGATGACCTCAATATAGTATCATGCTCAATTTCACGGCGTGCTGTCTGCTATCCGTtgtcagtgtcgccggcgtcCGTATAAGCTACATTTATGATTCCAGTAACGCGGACGTCTAAAAATTGTGTTTAAATGTTTTCATCTATTTTGCAGAAATTGCTGTGGAAGTACACACTTTAGACTGCGCCAAAATAGTGCGggtccttaaagggcccctcaccaggccccatagcaaattttggttatacgctggacgttgttacgcgtcctctagggagcgttctgccgcaaaaatttttttatcggctcattaatagccgaggtagaaatatttcagtgccgcgaacccacgctttcaggaggcgagctccactgccaagcgacaCAGTCtatccacttgccccgtctagccagCACCACTcggtctagcctccgcaagcgaaattccttccccgcGTTCTCCTATACCGGACCTTGAGGATCGCGTAACGCATACGTAACGGGCtctgccttcccccttttttttctcgcttttttgcgggcggcgtcgcgcgcgagctgttgtgattgtctcttttcgcgcagcgcacgattttgcgcgctgtgcacgaggacacctgactagcggcatAAGTAAGTACTAAACAattactgaggcagacacaagcagatcacagagcatgatcccgcgttAGAACACGGTAGaatatgacatagtttcggtgcctgcgcgcatgactgcacgacgtgggaacaagcagacgaaactgaAGTAATCTCTTttgctgcagtgcgaagtaagacaaaaacatgcagacattcggttcgtctgttttattatttctctaagcttttttttttaatttcaagcaACGTattgcacaaataacagatgttgccttgaataattctcaaggtcacgtgtcaccacgagcgacgtcacagtgcaaacacgtgtacgtaggcgcactagcacgtgtacgtcatcctccggcttggtgcgcggcggccgcgagaagaagggaaaacggcgttcggtttggaatttcaggcctttccgcggcgcgtagcgatgtaatactttgcagacacgatcgttatcgcgcaatgtatgctctgctcttgtcagctcaatatggccagacctagctggtgaggggcccttgaaAAATGGCGCATGGTTCTTTTAAGAACGTATGATATTAACTATCCTCGTCGGCGGCGGCCGAACTTCGTGAAGATGCCATCGAAAATTCAATTGCATTGCAGACGCTCACGTGTGCACGTTTCAGTTCAGGTACTTGGCAAAAACGAGCGAAGAAAAAAACAGGTTTGTGAGTAACAATGATATGGCAGTGACAATCGTTTGCTATGACGCATAATATTTTAAACTAAAATAAACTGACTCACTTGAGGACAAGCCAAGTTGCAGGAATATCTACCCCGCCAGAAGCGCATCATTTGCGCAATAATATCGGAACAAAAAATTACTTAATCGCACAAGTTTGTGCCCAGCTGTCACGCTGCCCATGCGCGCTCATGCGCTATCTCGAGGAACGCGTTCCTTCCTGCAGGCAGCAGTAGTGTTGGAGCCTTCAGACCAGTCGCTGCGTGCCACAAGACCATGGAAACAAGCAGTACGCAGACCGTGTTCGGTTTTGGCTGCGGTCTCGACTGGCGGCCTACCTCGTTCGTGGAAGCCATCGCCTCTGCGCACGTGTGCAGCGCTTGCAAACTGGTGCCCCGTGTATTGGCCGCGTTGCCCTGCCGCCACCTGCTTTGTCCCCAGTGTTACGTGCATGACGGGAAACAATTGAACCGCTGTCCGCGGGACAAGAGAGCCTTTGATCAGAAAGACGTGGTTCTCTCGACCTTCAGCGCGGAAAGTATTCTCAGTCGCAAAGTGCGCTGCTGGAACGCGGAGAACGGTTGCGATGCCGAGGACGCTGCTTCCGCCATGCTGGAGCACTTTTGCAACGACTGTCGATTCCACGCCGTGAGCTGCCGCACCTGCGGCAGCACACTGTTGCACCGGGAGGTCACCAGTCACCTCGAGAGCTGCTGCTCGCCCGAGGAATCGCCCGAGGAATCGCCCGAGGAATCGCCCGAGGAATCGCCCGAGGAATCGCCCGAGGAATCGCCCGAGGAATCGCCCGAGGAATCGCCCGAGGAATCGCCCGAGGAATCGCCCGAGGAATCGCCCGAGGGATTGCCCGAGGGATTGCCCGAGGAATCGCCCGAGGAATCGCCCGAGGAATCGCCCGAGGAATTTATTGAGGACCGTTCTGAGGAATATTCTCCTGCGGAATCCCAGGCGGCGTACCTTTCATCTATCTTTGAAGAAGTGCGGAGAAGGTCATCTGACGGAAACGTGACTGTGCTGACGTGGCACCCATCGAGCGCGGAGCGTCCTAGTGCCGATACACCGGAAGAAAAGGTTACTGTAGAAACAGGGCAACGATCAAGCGGGGAGCACCCCGCGTCCGATATAATCGAAGAAAACTTGACTGTACAAGCACGGTAC includes:
- the LOC140215369 gene encoding uncharacterized protein — encoded protein: METSSTQTVFGFGCGLDWRPTSFVEAIASAHVCSACKLVPRVLAALPCRHLLCPQCYVHDGKQLNRCPRDKRAFDQKDVVLSTFSAESILSRKVRCWNAENGCDAEDAASAMLEHFCNDCRFHAVSCRTCGSTLLHREVTSHLESCCSPEESPEESPEESPEESPEESPEESPEESPEESPEESPEESPEESPEGLPEGLPEESPEESPEESPEEFIEDRSEEYSPAESQAAYLSSIFEEVRRRSSDGNVTVLTWHPSSAERPSADTPEEKVTVETGQRSSGEHPASDIIEENLTVQARYVPSSEDPTSEKESDMTRLSMTVGSTVEGALPSTNGNRGLETLASPGEMDSVSVDNDPSLSAVSTQEPSMTTEAKLRELTGTSIKEQDNFSGTAASQPLQGTEEASVATSTAVDEADVSGGNIDETKPQIVLCPGVTLEVLMDIEECCEFTIENWSSFAAGKTRPGNRNGRCDCGTRLFAYGYVVVPKVVVSYNVCFVCFNVYAFKGPDGTVSDYPLDITFRLRIVHPTDCTKDLRLSKDVIWQVPSVDTIMGEKVHCMWGSQEFVTVLDIREGGFIANDKVRMRFKLTPW